The bacterium DNA window GTTGGAGTCGGCAGTGGAGTTATCAGCATCAGCATACTTAGCGAAATGCCATCCATTAGGATGACTGGCACGGATATTAATCAAAAAGCCCTCGAATCGACCTCTCGAAACGCCGAATCGAACAGTGTTTCGGATAGGCTTAGTTTGTATTTAACCGACAATTTCAAACCAGAAGAAAAATTCGATTTTATTGTAAGCAACCCGCCATATGTTTTGTCGAGCGAGATGAGAAACCTTCATCGAGAGGTTAAATTCGATCCGCCAGAAGCACTCGATGGCGGTCCTGACGGCCTCGATGTCATCCGAAGCATTTCTATAATGGCACAAAATTGGCTTAATCCAAAAGGTTTTATCGCGCTAGAAATACATGAGGAATCGGGTGTCGCAACAGCAGGTTTATTTCCCAAAAATGGTTTCTTAACTGAGATTCACAAAGATATTCACGGCAAAGATAGATATTTATTGGCTTTCAAGGAGTAAAACATGGAAAGGAAGATTCAAAGGCTTAATTGGCATGAGTTTACGGACATCATCGAGAGAATAAACGGAGTTATATTACCTATAGGCACTATGGAGGCACATGGGTGCACCAATCTCGGCACCGATATAACAATTCCGGAGTTTATTGCCGAACACCTTGCCGAAAGGCTCGACATGCTTATTGCGCCCTCGGTGAATTACGGTATCACTCGAACTCTGCTCCCACTTCCCGGATCGATGAGTGTTTCGAGTGAGCATTTCGAGGCTTATATCTTCGATATTGCTGAATCATTAATTCGCGCCGGTTTCAAGTTTGTAGTTTTTATGAATGGCCACGGAGGGCATATCGACGAGCTTGCACGAGTCGCGCGTAAACTATGGGAAAAGACCTCGGGCAATAGTATTGTTTTGCATTGGTGGGAATTCTGCGAACCGCTGACAGAGAAGCTCCTCGGAGAGGCCGGCGGCCACTGCGGAACCGATGAAACATATATGGTTATGTCTGCTGATAACACCCTTGTAAAAAAAGAGGAAAACATTCAAAGAGAAAGCTTTCTGGTTCGTGATGGCGCATATCCATACCCTAATGGAGGCTCGATCTTGCTTTATAAAGAAGGGCAAGGAATGCCCCGCTTCGATGAAAACGAGGCCAAGCAATACTCCGAAGCGGTATTGGATTATATCGAGAGTTACATCCGAGAAGTGTTGTCGGGATGGAAATTCCATAAGGTGTAGTTTAACTACACCTTTGCCCGATAAAACGATAGCACCTCCGATATTTATGATTGATCGAGCGCATAATATGCTTAATCTTTCTAAAAAATCAAAAGGTAGGATATATGCAAAAACTCATTTTCTTAATGATATTGATTTGCACTGCAATAGTATCTCAGACCTCGCCGGAGGATTTCGATAGCCTCTCCGCAACCGAGGCAGCGGAAATCGCTCCCGATTCGCTGAGGGAATCCCTTTTCGAAGCATATGCCGACGCATTGGGTAATTGGCAAGAGTTAGCTGCTTTTATCGAGAACTTCAGTGACAATAATATCAAACTCGAATCCGCAATATGGCTAATCAATATAATGCCTCACCTTGACCGTTTACTGGCAACAAACCGAATTTTAACAGAACACCTCGAATTTGCCTATGCCGCTCGGGAAAAAGCACCATGGGGAATACCTGACAGCATGTTTTTGCCATATATATTGGCATATCGTTTAAGTTATGAACCGGTTACCCTCTGGCGCAAAATATTTTTCGATAAGTTTTCCAGCGAGGCATTCGGGACGGGAGACCCCAAAAAAGCAGCAAGAAAGATAAACGGGTGGATCGACGAAAATATCGACACCTCGGGATGGGATTTCTTTGGTGGGATGCAGTCCCCAGATATGACATACAAACGGAGGAAAGGCTCGCGCTCGGAAATCTCTTCACTTACAGTTGCCATTCTGAAATCACTTGGAATACCATCGCGAAATGCTTCGATTCGCACCGTTCGTGGTGAGGGCGCTTCCATGAACTGGGTAGAGGTTTTCGATGTTAAGGAAGACAGCTGGTTTCCTTTATATCCCGATTCTCCAGAGCATTTCGGAGATTTCGCCTATCCGGCGGAAAAATACCCCGGAGGAATAACCGTTGTCAATGTAAAAAGCGCTTTCGAGTATGATTTCAATACCTCGAAATACACACCGATAGGCAAATTAAGGGTTTATATAAACCGCAGAGGCAAGCCTGTGGATAAATGGGAGCATTTCAGCGTAACTGTTTTCAGTGGAGGCGCCTATTGGCCGCTCGATGAGATTGGAACG harbors:
- the prmC gene encoding peptide chain release factor N(5)-glutamine methyltransferase — protein: MKALEVIATGKAVLNNNKIENPSLESRWILAFILDIAPTRLYLNPEISKMDKAEFDAAIARRCAGEPIQLILGEWEFFGRRFTIKSRVFIPRPETEGLVELVLGLLDINQSFEGLEVGVGSGVISISILSEMPSIRMTGTDINQKALESTSRNAESNSVSDRLSLYLTDNFKPEEKFDFIVSNPPYVLSSEMRNLHREVKFDPPEALDGGPDGLDVIRSISIMAQNWLNPKGFIALEIHEESGVATAGLFPKNGFLTEIHKDIHGKDRYLLAFKE
- a CDS encoding creatininase family protein, translating into MERKIQRLNWHEFTDIIERINGVILPIGTMEAHGCTNLGTDITIPEFIAEHLAERLDMLIAPSVNYGITRTLLPLPGSMSVSSEHFEAYIFDIAESLIRAGFKFVVFMNGHGGHIDELARVARKLWEKTSGNSIVLHWWEFCEPLTEKLLGEAGGHCGTDETYMVMSADNTLVKKEENIQRESFLVRDGAYPYPNGGSILLYKEGQGMPRFDENEAKQYSEAVLDYIESYIREVLSGWKFHKV